One genomic segment of Myxococcota bacterium includes these proteins:
- a CDS encoding alpha-E domain-containing protein — protein MMLSRIARGLYELGRSIERSQNVVRILEVNHKMNLERAAIDESNAWLAISESFACELDRPDERSLYDSLVLSETHPHSVRRCIQDARDEGRAMREHISEEMWLHLNRTFLDLADLSFASILRIGRSQFNQRIEVFADGFHGLADDTMIRGESWAFLRIGKFLERASMIGRILEIKRKALSLAPDTEGAPIDIHQWQALLRSLSGYEPYRRAYDARIVPERVLAFVLRRDDFPRSLTCTLRDLERALDVVAGSNPAQIRLAQELRRTLEDLHHLDTAELIAGGSFESELLHLRRRCHTMEECMELGYFTSLRPASTPIAAAPGAALVPQ, from the coding sequence ATGATGCTCAGCCGTATCGCGCGCGGTCTCTATGAGCTGGGCCGCTCGATCGAGCGCTCTCAGAACGTCGTCCGCATTCTTGAGGTGAACCACAAGATGAACCTCGAGCGGGCGGCGATCGACGAATCGAACGCGTGGCTCGCGATCTCGGAATCCTTCGCGTGTGAGCTGGATCGGCCCGATGAACGCTCGCTCTACGACAGTCTGGTGCTCTCGGAGACCCACCCGCACTCGGTCCGGCGTTGCATCCAGGACGCACGGGACGAAGGTCGTGCGATGCGCGAGCACATCAGCGAAGAGATGTGGCTGCACCTGAACCGCACCTTCCTCGACCTCGCAGATCTCAGTTTCGCCTCGATCCTGCGCATCGGGCGCTCCCAGTTCAATCAACGGATCGAGGTGTTCGCGGACGGCTTCCATGGGCTGGCCGACGACACGATGATCCGTGGCGAGTCCTGGGCGTTCCTTCGGATCGGCAAGTTCCTCGAACGCGCCTCGATGATCGGGCGCATCCTCGAGATCAAACGGAAGGCGCTGTCGCTCGCGCCGGATACCGAGGGCGCGCCCATCGACATCCACCAGTGGCAGGCGCTGCTGCGCTCGCTCTCCGGCTACGAGCCCTATCGCCGCGCCTATGACGCCCGCATCGTGCCCGAACGCGTGTTGGCCTTCGTGCTGCGGCGGGACGACTTCCCACGGTCCCTCACCTGCACCCTGCGCGACCTCGAGCGGGCACTCGACGTGGTGGCCGGCAGCAACCCCGCGCAGATTCGGCTCGCACAGGAGCTCCGGCGCACCCTCGAAGACCTGCACCATCTCGACACCGCCGAGTTGATCGCCGGCGGTAGCTTCGAGAGCGAGCTGCTGCACTTGCGCCGGCGCTGCCACACGATGGAGGAGTGCATGGAGCTCGGGTACTTCACGAGCCTGCGCCCGGCGTCGACACCCATCGCCGCCGCACCTGGCGCGGCCCTGGTGCCCCAATGA
- a CDS encoding wax ester/triacylglycerol synthase family O-acyltransferase: protein MARYAYERLSAQDATFLYAEGPNQPMHVGAVAIFEAEPLCTDTGSIDIDLYRRAIEGVLHWIPRYRQKLAYTPVEGWPIWVDDRRFDLGYHIRHIALPKPGSQAQLKELTARIHARALDRRHPLWEIWVIEGVENGSQVAILNKIHHCMIDGAAGADLSQILMSASPRLEIPEPVPFMPRPEPTTPELLADAVRVGLKRPFSAIAGLAGSEPPVAETPEGPGWGERLQSLGRMLEYALRPASETPLNGDLGPHRRLDWLTMPMSDLADVSRELGCTMNDVVLTTVCGAVRRYLFRRRVDYRNLDFRVAAPVSTREKGHDRRQGNHVSTWIVPLPLQIDEPLQQLAAIQETTRALKKERAALAVDTLMLAAEWLPTPVLERSVALAQGPANMIVTNVPGPQFPLYAVGARMYGMYPLVPLLPGGGLGVALFSYEGKLCWGFNADHELVPDVARFVDDVRVSFEALRSAAVTEFMARRTGTEAPSEPADSEAGTRAKPTRARKRQGSKRKRRTRESPAPAYDDLAASEPAVAH, encoded by the coding sequence ATGGCGCGCTACGCCTACGAGCGACTGTCCGCACAGGACGCCACCTTCTTGTACGCCGAGGGTCCCAACCAGCCCATGCACGTGGGGGCGGTCGCGATCTTCGAAGCCGAACCGCTGTGCACCGATACCGGCAGCATCGACATCGACCTCTACCGCCGGGCCATCGAGGGCGTGCTCCACTGGATCCCCCGCTATCGGCAGAAGCTCGCGTACACGCCGGTCGAGGGCTGGCCGATCTGGGTCGACGATCGGCGCTTCGACCTCGGCTACCACATTCGCCACATCGCCCTCCCGAAGCCGGGGAGCCAGGCCCAGCTGAAGGAGCTCACGGCGCGCATTCATGCGCGGGCCCTGGACCGCCGCCACCCACTCTGGGAGATCTGGGTGATCGAAGGCGTCGAGAACGGGAGCCAGGTCGCGATCCTCAACAAGATCCACCACTGCATGATCGACGGTGCGGCGGGCGCGGACCTTTCGCAGATCTTGATGTCGGCGTCGCCGCGGCTGGAGATCCCGGAGCCCGTGCCCTTCATGCCGCGTCCGGAGCCGACGACCCCCGAGCTGCTGGCCGACGCCGTGCGGGTCGGGCTGAAGCGCCCGTTCTCGGCGATCGCCGGGCTCGCCGGAAGCGAGCCTCCGGTCGCCGAAACCCCGGAAGGTCCCGGCTGGGGGGAACGCCTCCAGTCCCTCGGTCGCATGCTCGAGTACGCGTTGCGTCCGGCTTCGGAAACGCCCCTCAACGGCGACCTCGGCCCCCACCGTCGGCTCGACTGGTTGACGATGCCGATGTCGGATCTCGCCGACGTCAGCCGAGAACTCGGCTGCACGATGAACGACGTCGTGCTGACCACGGTGTGCGGTGCCGTCCGGAGGTACCTGTTCCGACGCCGGGTCGACTACCGCAACCTCGACTTCCGCGTCGCCGCGCCGGTGAGCACGCGCGAGAAGGGACACGACCGGCGCCAGGGGAACCACGTCTCCACCTGGATCGTGCCCCTCCCCCTGCAGATCGACGAACCGCTCCAGCAGCTCGCCGCGATCCAGGAGACGACCCGTGCGCTCAAGAAGGAGCGCGCCGCCCTCGCCGTCGACACCCTGATGCTCGCGGCGGAGTGGCTACCGACGCCCGTTCTCGAGCGCAGCGTCGCGCTCGCCCAGGGGCCCGCGAACATGATCGTCACCAACGTGCCCGGCCCCCAGTTCCCGCTCTACGCGGTGGGGGCGCGCATGTACGGGATGTATCCGCTCGTGCCCCTGCTACCCGGCGGTGGTCTCGGTGTGGCCCTGTTCAGCTACGAGGGGAAGCTCTGCTGGGGCTTCAACGCCGACCACGAGCTGGTCCCCGACGTCGCGCGCTTCGTCGACGACGTACGGGTGTCCTTCGAGGCCTTGCGTTCGGCCGCGGTGACCGAGTTCATGGCTCGCCGCACCGGAACCGAAGCGCCGAGCGAACCCGCGGATTCCGAGGCCGGGACGCGCGCGAAGCCCACCCGCGCGCGCAAGCGTCAGGGTTCGAAACGCAAGCGTCGCACCCGGGAGAGCCCGGCCCCCGCCTACGACGACCTGGCCGCGAGCGAACCCGCCGTCGCCCACTGA
- a CDS encoding transglutaminase family protein, producing the protein MKPWDPKGKALLLVSHTTRLRYAEPVVEAHSEVRKTPVDTGLQRVVTQKLEVTPSAPLGSYFDYFGSHVHHFNLLEPHSELTISSESVVETTDAVCCGPQASDDPRNWMERLSEYTHWSPSVPYLEAYGEIDHDVVNDLDGDAFLDALRGLGRVFRERFRYDPDATDVHSSPEVLFEKGGGVCQDLAHAMLGVLRLAGVPSRYISGYVYDPVGTDEGDAVQGAAASHAWVQAWHPGLGWVGIDPTNDKLVDWQYVRIAAGRDYTDVQPLRGVFVGPDEQALEVDVSVRRIG; encoded by the coding sequence ATGAAGCCTTGGGATCCGAAGGGGAAGGCCCTCTTGCTCGTGTCGCACACCACCCGGCTGCGCTACGCCGAGCCGGTGGTCGAGGCGCACAGCGAGGTGCGCAAGACCCCGGTCGATACGGGCCTCCAGCGGGTCGTGACCCAGAAGCTCGAGGTGACGCCTTCCGCACCGCTGGGCAGCTACTTCGACTACTTCGGCAGCCACGTCCATCACTTCAACTTGCTCGAACCCCATTCGGAGCTGACGATCAGTTCCGAGTCGGTGGTGGAGACCACCGACGCCGTCTGCTGCGGGCCCCAGGCCAGCGACGACCCGCGAAACTGGATGGAACGCCTCTCCGAGTACACCCACTGGTCGCCGTCGGTTCCCTATCTCGAGGCATACGGCGAGATCGACCACGATGTGGTGAACGATCTCGACGGCGACGCCTTTCTCGATGCGCTGCGTGGCCTGGGTCGCGTCTTCCGCGAGCGCTTTCGTTACGACCCGGATGCGACCGACGTGCACTCGAGCCCCGAGGTGTTGTTCGAGAAGGGGGGCGGCGTCTGTCAGGACCTCGCCCACGCCATGCTGGGCGTCCTGCGGCTCGCCGGCGTGCCGAGCCGCTACATCAGCGGCTACGTCTACGATCCGGTCGGCACCGACGAAGGCGATGCGGTGCAGGGCGCTGCCGCCAGCCACGCCTGGGTCCAGGCGTGGCATCCCGGGTTGGGATGGGTCGGGATCGACCCCACCAACGACAAGCTCGTCGACTGGCAGTACGTGCGCATCGCCGCGGGGCGCGACTACACCGACGTCCAGCCGCTGCGCGGGGTCTTCGTGGGCCCCGACGAACAGGCCCTCGAGGTCGACGTGAGCGTGCGTCGCATCGGCTGA
- a CDS encoding CmpA/NrtA family ABC transporter substrate-binding protein, which yields MSDPVQTRIHAAGSEGIEKPRLQIGFIPLADCAPLVIAKERGFFRKHGLDVTLSRESSWASLRDKVVAGALDAAPMLAPMPLAAALGLGSPSVTLCTGLSLSLNGNAITVSADLHARLRAELGTAPQDPALAGATLARLIAADRERGRPPLRFGVVFPYSSHDLELRYWLAAAGIDPTHDVRLRVVPPPFMVDHLERDEIDGYCVGEPWNAVAAQRGSGHTLVTKHQIWNHSPEKLLGVSEPWLERHPNTHLALLRALLEAACWADATEHRQEVSYVLCGESFVDAPGDAVQRSLCGDRSGAAEPNLPVFYRNAATHPWVSHGVWLLGQMLRWGYIEKPFCVRDVAESVYRPEWHRRAASDLGLPAPLEDDKTEGGHPAPWALEASTEAIAMGPDLFFDGLRFDPNDWLAYLEALPTSALRVRLDELADRN from the coding sequence GTGAGTGACCCCGTCCAGACGAGGATCCATGCGGCCGGTTCCGAAGGGATCGAAAAGCCGCGCCTCCAGATCGGCTTCATCCCCCTCGCTGATTGCGCTCCCCTGGTGATCGCGAAGGAGCGTGGCTTCTTTCGCAAGCACGGCCTCGACGTGACCCTCTCCCGCGAGTCGTCCTGGGCCAGCCTGCGCGACAAGGTCGTGGCCGGCGCGTTGGATGCGGCGCCGATGCTCGCTCCCATGCCATTGGCCGCCGCGCTCGGCCTCGGGAGTCCGAGCGTCACGCTGTGCACGGGCCTCTCCTTGAGCCTGAATGGCAACGCGATCACCGTATCCGCCGATCTGCACGCGCGCCTCCGGGCCGAGCTGGGCACCGCTCCCCAGGATCCCGCGCTCGCGGGCGCGACCCTCGCTCGATTGATTGCCGCGGACCGAGAACGGGGGCGGCCGCCGCTGCGTTTCGGCGTCGTCTTTCCGTATTCGAGCCACGATCTGGAGCTTCGGTACTGGCTCGCGGCCGCCGGGATCGACCCGACCCACGACGTGCGGCTGCGGGTCGTGCCGCCGCCCTTCATGGTCGACCACCTCGAGCGGGACGAGATCGATGGCTATTGCGTGGGCGAGCCCTGGAACGCGGTCGCGGCCCAGCGCGGCAGCGGGCACACCCTCGTGACCAAGCACCAGATCTGGAACCACTCGCCAGAGAAGCTGCTCGGCGTCTCCGAACCCTGGCTCGAGCGTCACCCCAACACGCATCTCGCACTCTTACGCGCGCTGTTGGAGGCCGCGTGCTGGGCGGATGCCACCGAGCATCGCCAGGAAGTCTCTTACGTCCTGTGTGGCGAGAGCTTCGTCGACGCCCCCGGCGACGCCGTCCAGCGCTCGCTGTGCGGCGACCGTTCCGGTGCCGCCGAGCCCAACCTGCCCGTCTTCTATCGCAACGCCGCCACCCATCCCTGGGTCTCGCACGGGGTCTGGCTACTCGGACAGATGCTGCGCTGGGGCTACATCGAGAAGCCCTTCTGCGTACGGGACGTCGCCGAGTCCGTCTACCGCCCCGAATGGCACCGCCGCGCGGCCTCGGATCTCGGGCTGCCTGCGCCGTTGGAGGACGACAAGACCGAGGGCGGCCACCCCGCGCCCTGGGCTCTGGAAGCCAGCACCGAGGCCATCGCGATGGGTCCGGATCTGTTCTTCGACGGTCTTCGCTTCGATCCGAACGACTGGCTCGCCTACCTCGAGGCATTGCCCACGTCCGCGCTGCGCGTTCGGCTCGACGAACTCGCCGATCGGAACTGA
- a CDS encoding circularly permuted type 2 ATP-grasp protein produces the protein MPGGLQPLDPESRAPASLPYRVVSEHHDGVVGADGAPHTSCRALWEHLERMGPRGLQAVQRDAELSLLNQGITFTVYSDDRGTEKIFPLDVIPRIVTAERWAHIEAGLQQRIRALNLFLHDLYGDQKILKDGVIPTELVVRSPHFCRAMVGTKVPGDVFIHVSGTDLIEDEDGVPRVLEDNLRVPSGVSYVLENRIVSSRVLPDLLQRYRVRPVDHYPQTLLDGLRAVAETPNPTIAVLTPGIYNSAYFEHSFLAAQMGVQLVEGRDLVVDGERLYMKTTGGLRPVDVLYRRVDDAFLDPIAFRSDSVLGVPGLMSAYRSGQLVLANAPGAGVVDDKAMYAYVPQAIRYYLSEEPILAQVPTYLCREPEDRSYVLDHLDELVLKPTDGSGGYGLLVGSAASQAELEEGRVRVREAPDRFIAQPIQKLSTLPTLVRGKELEVAPRHVDLRPFAVCRSSERIDVLPGGLTRVALREGSLVVNSSQGGGSKDTWVLYDDGPTP, from the coding sequence ATGCCGGGCGGCTTGCAACCCCTCGACCCCGAATCCCGCGCGCCGGCGTCGCTGCCGTACCGAGTCGTGTCGGAGCACCACGACGGCGTCGTCGGTGCCGATGGCGCGCCTCACACGTCGTGCCGCGCGCTCTGGGAGCACCTGGAGCGGATGGGACCCAGAGGTCTCCAAGCGGTCCAGCGCGACGCGGAACTCTCCCTGCTCAACCAGGGCATCACCTTCACGGTCTACTCCGACGACCGGGGCACGGAGAAGATCTTTCCCCTCGACGTGATTCCGCGGATCGTGACCGCCGAGCGCTGGGCACACATCGAAGCCGGGCTCCAGCAGCGCATTCGCGCGCTGAACCTCTTCCTTCACGATCTCTATGGCGACCAGAAGATCCTGAAGGATGGCGTGATCCCGACCGAGCTGGTCGTACGGTCTCCGCACTTCTGTCGGGCGATGGTCGGGACGAAGGTGCCGGGCGACGTCTTCATCCACGTTTCGGGAACCGATCTCATCGAAGACGAGGACGGCGTCCCGCGCGTGCTCGAGGACAACCTGCGCGTACCATCGGGCGTTTCCTACGTGCTCGAGAACCGCATCGTCAGCTCCCGCGTGCTGCCCGACCTCCTGCAGCGCTACCGAGTGCGGCCCGTCGATCACTATCCCCAAACGCTGCTGGATGGGCTCCGCGCCGTCGCCGAGACCCCCAACCCGACCATCGCCGTACTCACGCCGGGCATCTACAACTCGGCCTACTTCGAGCACTCCTTTCTGGCCGCCCAGATGGGCGTGCAGCTCGTCGAGGGGCGCGACCTGGTGGTCGACGGGGAACGTCTCTACATGAAGACGACCGGCGGTCTGCGTCCCGTCGACGTGCTCTACCGGCGCGTCGACGATGCCTTCCTCGATCCCATCGCGTTCCGGTCAGACTCGGTCCTCGGCGTTCCCGGGCTGATGAGCGCCTACCGCAGTGGGCAACTCGTGCTCGCGAACGCGCCCGGAGCCGGCGTGGTCGACGACAAGGCGATGTACGCCTATGTGCCCCAGGCAATCCGCTACTACCTGAGCGAGGAACCCATCCTCGCCCAGGTCCCCACCTACCTCTGCCGCGAGCCCGAAGACCGGTCCTACGTCCTCGATCATCTGGACGAGCTGGTGCTCAAGCCCACCGACGGCTCCGGCGGCTACGGGTTGCTGGTGGGTTCCGCGGCCTCACAGGCCGAGCTCGAAGAGGGCCGCGTCCGAGTCCGCGAGGCTCCGGACCGATTCATCGCTCAGCCCATCCAGAAACTCTCCACCCTGCCGACACTCGTGCGCGGCAAGGAACTCGAAGTGGCGCCGCGCCACGTCGACCTGCGCCCGTTCGCCGTGTGCCGCTCCAGCGAGCGCATCGACGTCCTGCCCGGCGGGCTCACGCGCGTCGCGCTCCGCGAGGGCAGTCTGGTGGTCAACTCCTCCCAGGGCGGCGGCAGCAAGGACACCTGGGTGCTCTACGACGACGGTCCGACGCCATGA
- a CDS encoding ANTAR domain-containing protein, whose product MTEKLRVLLVDDRPDRARDLARDLEQAGCLVVAQLTGPVDLHATLRGVQPDVVVIDMDSPSRDTLEDMHRIHREQPRPIVMFVDDGDTESMRTAVRAGVAAYVVKGATPERIRPLLELACARFETFQSLRDELERAQSSLAERKLIEKAKGVLMETRGQSEQEAFSSMRKLAMDQGKRIVDVARAVLSAAELLAPEASSGRPPRGGRT is encoded by the coding sequence GTGACCGAAAAGCTCCGTGTTCTCCTCGTCGACGATCGGCCCGATCGCGCCCGTGACCTCGCGCGCGACCTGGAACAGGCGGGGTGTCTCGTGGTGGCACAGCTCACCGGCCCCGTCGATCTCCACGCCACGCTGCGCGGCGTGCAGCCCGACGTCGTCGTGATCGACATGGATTCGCCCTCGCGCGACACGCTCGAGGACATGCACCGGATTCACCGCGAGCAGCCGCGTCCGATCGTGATGTTCGTGGACGACGGCGACACCGAGAGCATGCGTACCGCCGTGCGCGCCGGGGTGGCTGCGTACGTGGTGAAGGGCGCCACGCCCGAGCGGATTCGGCCGCTGCTCGAGCTCGCCTGCGCGCGCTTCGAGACGTTCCAGTCGCTCCGCGACGAGCTCGAGCGGGCCCAGTCGAGCCTGGCGGAGAGGAAGCTGATCGAGAAAGCGAAGGGAGTCTTGATGGAGACCCGGGGTCAATCCGAGCAGGAGGCCTTCAGTAGCATGCGAAAGCTGGCCATGGATCAGGGCAAACGGATCGTCGACGTAGCCCGTGCGGTGCTTTCGGCGGCCGAGCTGTTGGCTCCCGAAGCGAGCTCGGGCCGGCCTCCGCGCGGAGGCCGCACGTGA
- a CDS encoding ABC transporter permease, with protein sequence MTTKARVINGFESLGLDFFVPILRLATGDDPAAQFREILRTVGIPIVALAVFGLGWSFVASNIETSIGAVPGPAEVWHEAGVLVDEHRAERAKEVAFYERMEGLKEKYLAEGREWKDRSYSGKPTYFDQIVTSLQTVFAGFLIASLIAVPIGILCGLSTLFYAAFNPLIQIFKPVSPLAWLPIVMILVSALYTSDDPLFEKSFVSSAITVALCSLWPTLVNTALGVASVDRDHLNVARVLRLSWPAQVFKIVIPSALPLIFTGLRLSLGVGWMVLIAAEMLAQNPGLGKFVWDMFQNGSSSTLAQIMVAVFTIGLIGFALDRLMITLQKLVSFDGGATA encoded by the coding sequence ATGACTACGAAAGCGCGCGTCATCAACGGGTTCGAGTCACTGGGACTCGACTTCTTCGTCCCGATCCTGCGGTTGGCGACGGGGGACGACCCGGCCGCCCAGTTCCGCGAGATCCTGCGCACGGTCGGGATCCCGATCGTGGCGTTGGCAGTCTTCGGTCTCGGCTGGTCCTTCGTGGCGTCGAACATCGAGACGAGCATTGGCGCGGTTCCCGGGCCCGCCGAGGTCTGGCACGAGGCGGGCGTGCTCGTCGACGAACACCGTGCAGAGCGGGCGAAGGAAGTCGCCTTCTACGAGCGCATGGAGGGCCTGAAGGAGAAGTACCTCGCCGAGGGCCGCGAGTGGAAGGATCGCAGCTACTCGGGGAAGCCCACCTACTTCGACCAGATCGTCACGAGCCTGCAGACGGTCTTCGCCGGTTTTCTGATCGCATCGCTGATCGCGGTGCCGATCGGGATCCTGTGCGGGCTGTCGACGCTGTTCTACGCGGCCTTCAACCCACTGATCCAGATCTTCAAGCCGGTGTCGCCGCTGGCCTGGCTTCCGATCGTGATGATCCTCGTGAGTGCGCTCTACACGAGTGACGACCCGCTCTTCGAGAAGTCCTTCGTGAGCTCGGCCATCACGGTCGCGCTCTGCTCCCTGTGGCCGACGCTGGTGAACACGGCGCTGGGCGTCGCGTCGGTCGATCGCGATCACCTGAACGTGGCGCGGGTGCTCCGGCTCTCCTGGCCCGCGCAGGTGTTCAAGATCGTGATTCCGTCGGCGCTGCCGCTGATCTTCACCGGCCTGCGGCTCTCGCTGGGAGTCGGCTGGATGGTGTTGATCGCCGCCGAGATGCTGGCTCAGAACCCGGGCCTCGGGAAGTTCGTCTGGGACATGTTCCAGAACGGCAGCAGCTCGACGCTCGCCCAGATCATGGTCGCCGTCTTCACGATCGGCCTGATCGGTTTCGCCCTGGACCGCCTGATGATCACCCTCCAGAAGCTCGTGAGCTTCGACGGCGGAGCGACGGCCTGA
- a CDS encoding CmpA/NrtA family ABC transporter substrate-binding protein, protein MNRLRTSLTRAFSIGFTLLALCLSNTAFAEMLDLEKDELKFGFIKLTDCAPLVIAKEKGYFEEEGLFVTLEAQANWKILLDRVIGGELDGAHMLAGQPIGATIGIGTKADVITPFSMDLNGNGITVSNEIWSQMKSHDPALAASKIERPVTADALKPVVEEYKELGTPLRMGMVFPVSTHNYEIRYWLAASGISPGYYTPTDTTGTTNADVLLSVTPPPQMPATLEQGTIQGYCVGEPWNQQAVFKGIGVPVVTNYEIWKNNPEKVFGLTREFTEKNPNTTTAIVKALIRAGKWLDATPANRKEAVKILSRSEYVGADEEVIANSMTGTFEFEKGDKRSMPDFNVFYRYYATYPFYSDAVWFLTQMRRWGQISEEKPDGWYDEVAKKVYRPDLYRKAAELLVAEGKIDASEIPQTDGYKAPTGDFIDGVVYDGKKPNAYLSKFKVGNQAAKSVASE, encoded by the coding sequence ATGAACCGACTGCGCACCTCCCTCACTCGCGCCTTTTCGATCGGCTTCACCCTGCTCGCGCTGTGCCTGTCGAACACCGCGTTCGCAGAGATGCTCGACCTCGAGAAGGACGAGCTCAAATTCGGCTTCATCAAGCTCACCGACTGCGCGCCGCTCGTGATCGCCAAGGAGAAGGGCTACTTCGAGGAAGAGGGGCTCTTCGTGACCCTCGAAGCGCAGGCGAACTGGAAGATCCTCCTCGACCGGGTGATCGGCGGCGAGCTCGACGGTGCGCACATGCTCGCTGGCCAGCCGATCGGCGCGACGATCGGGATCGGCACCAAGGCCGACGTCATCACACCCTTCAGCATGGACCTGAACGGGAACGGCATCACGGTCTCGAACGAGATCTGGTCCCAGATGAAGAGCCACGACCCGGCCCTGGCGGCGTCGAAGATCGAGCGCCCGGTCACCGCCGACGCGCTGAAGCCCGTCGTCGAGGAGTACAAGGAACTCGGAACTCCCCTGCGCATGGGCATGGTGTTCCCGGTCTCCACCCACAACTACGAGATCCGCTACTGGCTGGCCGCGTCCGGAATCAGCCCCGGTTACTACACGCCCACCGACACCACGGGCACGACGAATGCCGACGTGCTGCTCTCGGTGACGCCGCCGCCCCAGATGCCCGCCACCCTCGAGCAGGGGACGATCCAGGGCTACTGCGTCGGCGAGCCCTGGAACCAGCAGGCCGTCTTCAAGGGCATCGGCGTCCCCGTCGTCACCAACTACGAGATCTGGAAGAACAATCCGGAGAAGGTCTTCGGGCTGACGCGGGAGTTCACCGAGAAGAACCCGAACACGACCACCGCGATCGTCAAGGCGCTGATCCGCGCCGGCAAGTGGCTGGACGCCACCCCCGCGAACCGCAAGGAAGCCGTGAAGATCCTCTCGCGCAGTGAGTACGTCGGCGCGGACGAGGAAGTCATCGCGAACAGCATGACGGGAACCTTCGAGTTCGAGAAGGGCGACAAGCGCAGCATGCCCGACTTCAATGTCTTCTATCGCTACTACGCGACGTACCCGTTCTACAGCGACGCGGTCTGGTTCCTGACCCAGATGCGGCGCTGGGGGCAGATCTCCGAAGAGAAGCCCGACGGCTGGTACGACGAGGTCGCGAAGAAGGTCTACCGACCCGACCTCTACCGAAAGGCGGCCGAGCTGTTGGTGGCCGAGGGGAAGATCGACGCCAGCGAGATTCCCCAGACCGACGGCTACAAGGCGCCGACGGGCGACTTCATCGATGGCGTCGTCTACGACGGCAAGAAGCCGAACGCGTACCTCTCGAAGTTCAAGGTCGGCAACCAGGCCGCGAAATCGGTCGCTTCGGAGTAG